One Fusarium falciforme chromosome 1, complete sequence genomic window carries:
- a CDS encoding Proteasome subunit beta: MDHRPQAWGRPRDDVYGAYDASYMGENGPKQNTQQPIVTGTSVIAVKFKNGVVMAADNLASYGSLARFTDVKRLRSFADSSVVGFSGDISDMQYLDRHLIELSLDEAYTSPDAPRLNAANLHRYLAKLLYRRRSKFDPLWNHLLVAGLDDDDKPFLAAADLLGSTYSSPSLATGFGAMLAQPIMRRHVPDEEAAQNLDKDGAVSIIKECMKVLFYRDARSLDSYSLAIVTKDGVEITDDLKLEAQSWAFAERIRGYGTQTV, encoded by the exons ATGGATCACCGTCCGCAAGCTTGGGGTCGT CCCAGAGACGATGTCTATGGTGCTTATGATGCTTCCTACATGGGCGAGAACGGCCCCAAGCAAAACACCCAGCAGCCCATCGTCACTGGTACCTCCGTCATCGCCGTCAAGTTCAAGAACGGCGTCGTCATGGCCGCCGACAACCTAG CTTCGTACGGATCCCTCGCCCGCTTCACCGACGTCAAGCGACTCCGCTCCTTCGCCGACTCGTCGGTCGTGGGCTTCAGCGGTGACATCTCCGATATGCAGTACCTCGACCGCCATCTCATCGAGCTCTCCCTCGATGAGGCCTACACCTCCCCTGACGCCCCGCGCCTCAACGCCGCCAACCTCCACCGCTACCTCGCCAAGCTTCTCTACCGTCGCCGCTCCAAGTTCGACCCTCTGTGGAACCACCTCCTCGTggctggcctcgacgacgacgacaagcccTTCCTCGCCGCTGCCGACCTTCTCGGCAGCACCTACAGCTCCCCCAGCTTGGCCACCGGTTTCGGCGCAATGCTCGCCCAGCCCATCATGCGCCGCCACGTCCCCGATGAGGAGGCTGCTCAGAATCTCGACAAGGACGGAGCTGTCTCCATTATCAAGGAGTGTATGAAGGTGCTATTTTACCGCGACGCCCGCAGCCTGGACTCATACTCCTTGGCCATCGTCACCAAGGATGGTGTCGAGATTACCGATGACCTGAAGCTCGAGGCCCAGAGCTGGGCATTCGCCGAACGGATTAGAGGATACGGTACACAGACCGTCTAG
- a CDS encoding HMG box domain-containing protein, which yields MFTAVGRATARRIQAPSAHPAAAAQLLLRQAPTTSALPIRAFSASAPSQLPAASEKKSKATAKNPAAKKKPAATTKKAAPVAKKTTRKPKKEVDPEENKKAEIRQLKKWALRDTPAALPHTKWAQFVADNKDVLKGSAGLGPHMAGLSSKFHSLSAAEISNLENIAAANREKNAANLKAWIKTHEPARIHIANQARRRLTKLTDKNYRVFEDDRLPKRPLSSYTNFTVENWPRLGGSDAIDGSKNISEAWKALSPSEKAVYEEKTAQASAKYEAEMEVIQARADAIKAEADPKSKK from the exons ATGTTCACCGCCGTCGGCAGGGCCACTGCCCGCCGCATCCAAGCACCATCTGCCCACCCCGCGGCCGCCGCCCAATTGCTCCTCCGCCAGGCCCCGACAACCTCTGCGCTCCCCATCCGGGCCTTTTCTGCCTCTGCTCCCTCGCAACTGCCTGCTGCGAGCGAAAAGAAGTCCAAGGCTACGGCCAAGAATCccgccgccaagaagaagcctgccGCGACGACCAAGAAGGCCGCGCCCGTAGCCAAGAAGACCACCAGGAAacccaagaaggaggtcgACCCCGAGGAGAATAAGAAGGCTGAGATCCGTCAGCTCAAGAAATGGGCTCTCAGAGACACACCCGCCGCGCTGCCTCACACAAAATGGGCCCAGTTCGTCGCTGACAACAAGGATGTGCTGAAGGGCTCTGCCGGCCTTGGTCCTCATATGGCTGGTCTTTCCAGCAAGTTTCACAGTCTTTCTGCTGCCGAGATCAGC AACCTTGAGAACATAGCTGCAGCCAACCGTGAGAAGAACGCCGCCAACCTCAAGGCTTGGATCAAGACCCACGAGCCGGCGCGTATTCACATCGCGAACCAggcccgccgccgcctcacCAAGCTCACAGACAAGAATTACAGAGTCTTTGAGGACGACCGCCTGCCCAAGAGGCCCCTGAGCTCCTACACCAACTTCACTGTCGAGAACTGGCCGCGTCTCGGTGGCAGCGACGCCATCGATGGTTCCAAGAATATCAGCGAGGCCTGGAAGGCCCTGAGCCCTTCCGAGAAAGCTGTTTACGAGGAGAAGACCGCCCAAGCCTCGGCCAAGTACGAAGCTGAGATGGAGGTCATCCAGGCGCGCgccgatgccatcaaggccgaggcggatcccaagagcaagaaatAG